From Oenococcus sicerae, the proteins below share one genomic window:
- a CDS encoding energy-coupling factor transporter transmembrane component T family protein, translating into MNSDRLILGRYLPGNSLIHRLDPRVKLLITFSFILLTFFADNWQTITLLFLTVFLCLVIAKIRLSFFLNGLRPMMWLIIFTVLMQLLFSSGGKLYWHWGWLSISQLGIATGAIVFFRFVLIIFISTLLTLTTTPTQLADAIASLLKPLKIVHFPVDEVALMLSLSLRFVPTLMDESSRIMNAQRARGVDFGQGNLFQQMQLIVPVLIPQFIASFYRADQLADAMESRGYHGTAGRTKFRQLKLHWFDSIVVIAFICLLAAVFFLKS; encoded by the coding sequence ATGAATAGCGACCGCTTGATTCTTGGACGTTATCTGCCAGGAAACTCATTAATTCACCGCTTGGATCCTAGAGTAAAACTGCTGATCACGTTCAGTTTTATCCTACTCACTTTTTTTGCTGATAATTGGCAGACTATCACGTTGCTATTCTTGACCGTTTTTCTTTGTCTCGTGATCGCAAAAATTCGCTTATCATTTTTCTTAAATGGACTGCGGCCAATGATGTGGCTAATTATTTTTACTGTACTAATGCAACTGCTTTTTTCCAGCGGCGGCAAACTTTATTGGCATTGGGGCTGGCTCAGCATTTCCCAGCTCGGTATCGCGACTGGTGCAATTGTTTTCTTTCGTTTCGTTTTAATTATTTTTATTTCAACACTGCTGACTCTGACAACAACGCCAACGCAATTAGCCGATGCGATCGCTAGTTTATTAAAACCCCTGAAAATAGTCCATTTTCCAGTGGACGAAGTTGCATTAATGTTATCGCTGTCTTTACGCTTTGTGCCAACTTTAATGGATGAAAGCAGTAGGATCATGAATGCTCAACGAGCCCGCGGCGTCGATTTTGGTCAGGGCAATCTTTTTCAGCAAATGCAATTGATCGTACCGGTTTTGATACCTCAATTTATCGCCAGTTTTTATCGTGCCGACCAGTTAGCTGATGCCATGGAATCCCGAGGCTATCACGGTACTGCTGGCAGGACAAAATTCCGTCAATTAAAGCTGCATTGGTTCGATTCAATAGTTGTCATCGCTTTTATATGTTTATTAGCAGCTGTTTTCTTTTTAAAATCCTGA
- a CDS encoding UbiA family prenyltransferase: MTEAKYNKITWPLFLELISLPQKTTVLMPFLFGVVYAQYAFGRIDWLNTLIYFVGQFCIALFVSGFNHVQDFKKAKDLNYLKTTNVISRERLNPKQVMIFMLCLLATACLMGLILVLRTNLILLFIGGAAIAVAIFYTYGPFPLSRLPLGEILSGPVEGFGTIFIASFVNMPHLPITLDFHSGWILLLSINLPLLIQLMFVGMPFAIFDSSVMYADNICDLKQDIKNERFTLPFYLGQKKAVQLYPLWPASAFVFIIISVIFSYLPFWSLLSLLLLPYVIKNIKIFMKEQNKHTTFQTAINNLLFVGAAQILILLLCVLIPVSGF; encoded by the coding sequence ATGACTGAAGCAAAATACAATAAAATAACCTGGCCTCTATTTTTAGAATTGATTAGTTTGCCACAGAAAACGACTGTCTTGATGCCTTTTTTGTTTGGCGTTGTATATGCTCAATATGCATTCGGCCGAATTGATTGGTTAAATACGCTGATTTATTTCGTTGGCCAATTTTGTATTGCTTTATTTGTGTCTGGCTTTAATCATGTGCAAGATTTTAAAAAAGCCAAAGATCTCAATTATTTAAAAACAACTAATGTGATCAGTCGAGAACGTTTGAATCCTAAACAAGTCATGATATTTATGTTGTGTTTGCTTGCGACTGCCTGTCTAATGGGTCTCATTCTTGTTTTGAGGACAAATTTGATTTTATTATTTATCGGCGGTGCAGCGATCGCTGTGGCCATATTTTATACATATGGTCCTTTTCCTTTGTCACGTTTGCCATTGGGCGAAATTCTGTCAGGCCCGGTTGAAGGTTTTGGAACGATTTTTATCGCCTCATTTGTGAACATGCCGCACTTGCCAATCACACTAGATTTTCATAGCGGCTGGATCCTTTTGCTTTCGATTAATTTGCCATTACTGATTCAATTAATGTTTGTAGGCATGCCCTTTGCAATTTTTGATAGCAGTGTGATGTATGCGGACAATATTTGTGATTTAAAGCAAGATATCAAAAACGAGCGTTTTACTTTGCCTTTTTATTTAGGGCAAAAAAAGGCTGTTCAGCTGTACCCGCTCTGGCCAGCATCAGCCTTTGTTTTTATAATTATTTCGGTGATTTTTAGCTACCTGCCATTTTGGAGTTTACTAAGTTTACTGCTGCTGCCATACGTGATTAAAAATATCAAAATCTTTATGAAAGAGCAAAATAAACACACAACTTTTCAGACAGCTATTAACAATTTATTGTTTGTCGGTGCTGCCCAGATATTGATTTTATTATTATGTGTTTTAATACCTGTTTCAGGATTTTAA